In Rhodococcus rhodochrous, a single genomic region encodes these proteins:
- the ilvN gene encoding acetolactate synthase small subunit, with product MSTSHTLSVLVEDKPGVLARVASLFSRRGFNIESLAVGGTEVPDISRMTIVVTVDEFPLEQVTKQLNKLVNVIKIVEQEDEASVARELVLIKVRADASVRTQVIETVNLFRAKVIDVSPESLTIEATGTRSKLDALLRMLEPYGIREIVQSGVVAVGRGPKSITATR from the coding sequence GTGAGCACGAGCCACACCCTCAGTGTTCTCGTCGAGGACAAGCCGGGCGTGCTCGCCCGAGTCGCATCGCTGTTCTCGCGACGCGGCTTCAACATCGAATCCCTTGCCGTCGGTGGCACCGAGGTGCCCGACATCTCGCGGATGACGATCGTGGTGACCGTCGACGAGTTCCCGCTCGAGCAGGTCACCAAGCAGCTCAACAAGCTCGTCAACGTCATCAAGATCGTCGAGCAGGAGGACGAGGCGTCCGTCGCCCGCGAACTCGTGCTCATCAAGGTGCGCGCCGACGCCAGCGTGCGCACCCAGGTCATCGAGACGGTGAATCTGTTCCGCGCCAAGGTGATCGACGTCTCGCCCGAGTCGCTGACCATCGAGGCGACCGGTACGCGGTCCAAGCTCGACGCGCTGCTGCGCATGCTCGAACCGTACGGAATCCGCGAGATCGTCCAGTCCGGTGTCGTCGCCGTCGGACGCGGTCCGAAGTCCATCACGGCTACCCGTTAG
- a CDS encoding acetolactate synthase large subunit, with amino-acid sequence MSAPTARPQPSPRKPGSATPTPAAAATQPTNRRQVAPERVTGAQSVVRALEELEVDTVFGIPGGAILPVYDPLFDSRRVRHVLVRHEQGAGHAATGYAQATGKVGVCMATSGPGATNLVTPLADAQMDSVPVVAITGQVGRPLIGTDAFQEADISGITMPITKHNFLVTDGADIPRILAEAFYLAASGRPGAVLVDIPKDILQAQTTFSWPPEMHLPGYRPVTKPHGKQVREAARLIADAKNPVLYVGGGVIKAEASAELLELAELTGIPVVTTLMARGAFPDSHNLHCGMPGMHGNVAAVAALQKSDLLVTLGARFDDRVTGQLDSFAPDAKVIHADIDPAEIGKNRHADVPIVGDCKEVIVELLEAIRADLATGTKLDYSAWWAYLDDIRRTFPLSYDRPTDDTLSPQYVIQAVGKLAGPDAIYCAGVGQHQMWAAQFVDYEKPRTWLNSGGLGTMGYAVPAALGAKMGCPDTEVWAIDGDGCFQMTNQELATCAVEGVPIKVALINNGNLGMVRQWQTLFYEERYSNTDLATHSLRIPDFVKLAEALGCVGIRVEREEDVEPAIRRAQEINDRPVVIDFIVGKDAQVWPMVAAGTSNDEIMAARDIRPLFDDDAAADDPAVIHETIDALEARSENAAAQEETK; translated from the coding sequence GGTGGTCCGCGCACTCGAGGAACTCGAGGTCGACACGGTATTCGGCATTCCCGGCGGCGCGATCCTGCCCGTCTACGACCCGCTCTTCGATTCGCGGCGCGTGCGCCACGTGCTCGTCCGCCATGAGCAGGGCGCCGGGCACGCTGCCACCGGTTACGCCCAGGCCACCGGCAAGGTCGGCGTGTGCATGGCCACCTCGGGTCCGGGCGCGACGAACCTCGTCACCCCGCTCGCCGACGCGCAGATGGACTCCGTGCCCGTCGTCGCGATCACCGGCCAGGTCGGTCGCCCCCTCATCGGCACCGACGCCTTCCAGGAAGCCGACATCTCCGGCATCACGATGCCGATCACGAAGCACAACTTCCTGGTCACCGACGGCGCCGACATCCCGCGCATCCTGGCCGAGGCGTTCTACCTCGCCGCCTCGGGTCGCCCGGGCGCGGTCCTCGTCGACATCCCCAAGGACATCCTCCAGGCGCAGACCACCTTCAGCTGGCCGCCGGAGATGCACCTGCCCGGCTACCGCCCGGTGACGAAGCCGCACGGCAAGCAGGTCCGCGAGGCCGCGCGACTGATCGCCGACGCGAAGAACCCGGTGCTCTACGTCGGCGGCGGCGTCATCAAGGCCGAGGCGTCGGCCGAGCTGCTCGAGCTCGCCGAGCTGACCGGCATCCCGGTCGTCACCACGCTCATGGCCCGCGGCGCGTTCCCCGACAGCCACAACCTGCACTGCGGCATGCCCGGCATGCACGGCAACGTCGCTGCAGTGGCGGCGCTGCAGAAGAGCGACCTGCTCGTCACGCTCGGTGCCCGCTTCGACGACCGCGTCACCGGTCAGCTCGACTCCTTCGCGCCCGACGCCAAGGTCATCCACGCCGACATCGACCCGGCGGAGATCGGCAAGAACCGGCACGCCGACGTGCCGATCGTCGGTGACTGCAAGGAGGTCATCGTCGAGCTGCTCGAGGCCATCCGCGCCGACCTGGCGACCGGCACGAAGCTCGACTACTCGGCATGGTGGGCGTACCTCGACGACATCCGTCGCACCTTCCCGCTGAGCTACGACCGCCCCACCGACGACACCCTGTCGCCGCAGTACGTCATCCAGGCCGTCGGTAAGCTCGCCGGCCCCGACGCGATCTACTGCGCGGGTGTCGGCCAGCACCAGATGTGGGCGGCGCAGTTCGTCGACTACGAGAAGCCCCGCACGTGGCTCAACTCGGGTGGTCTCGGCACCATGGGCTACGCGGTGCCCGCGGCTCTGGGAGCCAAGATGGGTTGCCCCGACACCGAGGTGTGGGCCATCGACGGCGACGGCTGCTTCCAGATGACCAACCAGGAACTCGCGACGTGCGCCGTCGAGGGTGTGCCGATCAAGGTCGCGCTCATCAACAACGGCAATCTCGGCATGGTCCGGCAGTGGCAGACCCTCTTCTACGAGGAGCGGTACTCGAACACCGACCTGGCGACGCACTCGCTGCGCATCCCCGACTTCGTCAAGCTCGCCGAGGCCCTCGGCTGCGTGGGCATCCGCGTCGAGCGTGAGGAGGACGTCGAGCCGGCGATCCGCCGGGCGCAGGAGATCAACGACCGCCCCGTCGTCATCGACTTCATCGTCGGCAAGGACGCGCAGGTGTGGCCGATGGTCGCTGCCGGCACGAGCAACGACGAGATCATGGCGGCCCGCGACATCCGGCCGCTGTTCGACGACGACGCCGCTGCCGACGATCCCGCCGTCATCCACGAGACCATCGACGCGCTCGAAGCACGCAGCGAGAACGCTGCGGCCCAGGAGGAGACCAAGTGA